The following are encoded together in the Macadamia integrifolia cultivar HAES 741 chromosome 10, SCU_Mint_v3, whole genome shotgun sequence genome:
- the LOC122090977 gene encoding sugar transporter ERD6-like 7, with protein MATDQDMETCESGLQQETREPLIQYGEDGDRKSTNEHLWMVYLSTFVAVTGSFEFGSCVGFSSPVESDIRTDLKLSITEYSVFGSILTFGAMLGASTSGTIADFLGRKAAMRMSAIFCIVGWLAVYFAKGYLSLDIGRLCMGYGMGIYSYVVPIFIAEIAPKDLRGGLTTINQLMICTGVSFSFIVGAVLTWRTLALIGIIPCLAMVVGLFFIPESPRWLAKMGHRKEFEAALQKLRGKDADISQEEAEIQDYIDTLEKLPKTKMWDLFQKRYSRSVMVGVGLMVIQQFGGINAVCFYTSQIFLSAGFPTKVGTVSYACIQVVITIFGVFLMDKAGRRPLLLVSTAGLVLACLLVAASFFLQVHELAPAAVPGLAVSGILGYIGFFSVGMGAVPWVTMSEIFPINIKGVAGSMATLVNWIGAWTISFTFNFLMAWSSYGTFLLYAAVNALSILFIVKYLPETKGRTLEQIQADINK; from the exons ATGGCCACTGACCAGGACATGGAAACTTGTGAGAGCGGCTTGCAACAAGAGACAAGAGAGCCTCTCATACAATATGGAGAAGATGGTGACAGAAAAAGCACCAATGAACATCTATGGATGGTTTACTTGAGCACATTTGTGGCTGTTACTGGCTCTTTTGAATTTGGATCTTGT gTAGGTTTTTCATCGCCAGTTGAGTCCGACATAAGGACAGATCTGAAACTATCAATAACAGAG TATTCCGTGTTTGGCTCTATCTTGACTTTTGGAGCAATGCTTGGTGCAAGCACAAGTGGCACAATTGCTGATTTTCTTGGTCGGAAAGCG GCAATGAGAATGTCAGCCATTTTTTGCATTGTAGGCTGGCTTGCTGTCTACTTCGCCAAG GGATACTTATCACTGGATATTGGGAGACTGTGCATGGGATATGGAATGGGAATCTATTCCTATGTG GTACCCATTTTCATAGCTGAAATAGCACCCAAAGATCTTCGAGGAGGCTTGACGACAATCAATCAG CTTATGATCTGCACTGGAGtatctttttccttcattgtagGCGCAGTTCTAACATGGCGAACATTGGCTCTAATTG GAATTATTCCATGTTTGGCCATGGTTGTGGGCCTATTCTTCATTCCAGAGTCTCCAAGATGGCTA GCAAAGATGGGACATCGGAAAGAATTTGAAGCTGCTCTACAGAAACTCCGTGGCAAGGATGCCGACATTTCTCAAGAAGAAGCTGAAATTCAA GATTATATAGACACTCTTGAAAAGCTCCCTAAAACCAAAATGTGGGATTTGTTCCAAAAAAGATACTCCCGTTCAGTCATG GTTGGAGTCGGACTAATGGTCATTCAGCAATTTGGGGGAATCAATGCAGTGTGCTTTTACACGAGCCAAATTTTTTTATCTGCAG GATTTCCTACCAAAGTTGGAACTGTATCTTATGCTTGTATTCAG GTTGTAATAACTATATTCGGTGTATTCTTAATGGATAAGGCTGGAAGAAGACCCCTTTTATTG GTTTCTACTGCAGGGTTGGTCCTTGCCTGTTTACTAGTTGCGGCTTCCTTCTTTCTGCAG GTCCATGAATTGGCACCTGCAGCAGTTCCTGGACTTGCTGTATCTGGAATACTG GGGTACATAGGATTTTTCTCAGTTGGAATGGGGGCAGTTCCTTGGGTTACAATGTCTGAG ATATTTCCTATAAATATTAAAGGAGTGGCTGGCAGCATGGCAACATTGGTGAACTGGATTGGAGCATGGacaatttcttttacttttaacTTTCTTATGGCATGGAGCTCTTATG GTACCTTCCTCCTCTATGCAGCAGTTAATGCACTAAGTATCCTGTTTATAGTCAAGTATCTGCCTGAAACAAAGGGGCGAACCCTAGAACAAATTCAAGCTGACATTAATAAATAG
- the LOC122090978 gene encoding sugar transporter ERD6-like 16 translates to MVLLSTFVAVCGSFEFGSCVGFTAPTQNGIKDDLGLTLSQFSLFGSIVNIGAMIGAISSGKIADFLGRKATMRVSSVLCIAGWLAIYSSKGYALLDLGRFCTGYGIGVFSYVVPVFIAEIAPKDLRGGLATANQLMIVLGGSVAFVMGTILNWRTLALTGIIPCIVLLLGLFFVPESPRWLAKVGHQKKFEVALQRLRGKDADISKEAYEIQDSIEALQKLPEATMLDLFQRSYLRSVIVGVGLMIFQQFGGINGVGFYLTKIFASAGFPSNVGIILYACLQVPVTALGAILIDKAGRRPLLLISASGLFLGCTLTGISFYMKVHELSLQWVPLLVLTGIMIYIGSFSIGMGAVPWVIMSEIFPINVKGTAGSLVTLVNWFGAFVGSYTFNYLMSWSSYGTFFFYSVVCALAVLFVAKVVPETKGRTLEEIQTSMSTS, encoded by the exons ATGGTTCTCCTTAGCACTTTTGTTGCAGTTTGTGGGTCTTTCGAGTTTGGATCTTGT GTGGGCTTTACAGCACCTACCCAGAATGGCATCAAGGATGATCTTGGCCTGACTTTATCTCAG TTCTCCTTGTTCGGATCTATAGTGAATATTGGTGCAATGATAGGTGCTATCAGTAGTGGAAAGATTGCTGATTTCCTTGGCCGAAAAGCT ACCATGAGAGTGTCATCAGTGTTGTGCATTGCAGGATGGCTTGCCATTTATTCCTCCAAG GGTTATGCACTACTGGATCTTGGAAGATTCTGCACTGGCTATGGAATTGGAGTGTTTTCCTATGTG GTACCTGTCTtcatagcagaaattgcaccaAAAGATCTCCGAGGTGGACTAGCGACTGCGAATCAG CTCATGATAGTTCTAGGAGGTTCGGTTGCTTTTGTGATGGGGACTATACTGAACTGGAGGACATTGGCACTGACTG GAATTATTCCATGCATTGTTCTACTACTGGGTTTGTTTTTTGTTCCTGAGTCTCCAAGATGGCTA GCTAAGGTTGGCCACCAAAAGAAGTTCGAAGTTGCATTGCAAAGGCTTCGCGGCAAGGATGCTGATATTTCAAAAGAAGCTTATGAGATCCAA GACTCAATTGAAGCTCTTCAAAAACTCCCAGAAGCTACAATGCTAGATTTGTTTCAAAGAAGTTACCTGAGATCTGTCATT GTAGGAGTTGGGTTGATGATTTTTCAACAATTTGGAGGAATCAATGGAGTTGGATTTTACTTGACCAAAATTTTTGCATCTGCAG GGTTCCCTTCCAATGTTGGGATCATACTTTATGCTTGTTTACAG GTTCCTGTAACTGCTTTGGGTGCAATCTTAATTGATAAAGCTGGTAGAAGACCTCTTCTTTTG ATTTCTGCGTCAGGGTTGTTCTTAGGCTGTACTCTTACAGGAATATCATTCTACATGAAG GTCCATGAATTATCACTTCAGTGGGTTCCCCTGTTGGTTCTTACTGGCATCATG ATATATATAGGATCTTTCTCAATTGGGATGGGAGCAGTTCCTTGGGTCATAATGTCTGAG ATATTCCCCATTAATGTGAAGGGAACTGCTGGAAGTTTGGTTACACTGGTGAACTGGTTTGGCGCTTTTGTGGGTTCCTACACTTTCAATTATCTCATGAGTTGGAGTTCTTATG GTACTTTTTTCTTCTACTCTGTCGTGTGTGCTCTGGCTGTTCTGTTTGTGGCCAAGGTAGTGCCTGAAACTAAGGGAAGAACATTGGAAGAAATTCAAACTTCCATGAGTACTTCATAG